The following coding sequences lie in one Tichowtungia aerotolerans genomic window:
- a CDS encoding zinc-binding dehydrogenase has product MKTKAVRLYGESDLRLEEFELPAIKETEILAKIVSDSICMSSYKAATQGTKHKRIPNNVADEPIIIGHEFCGEIVEVGAKWADKFKAGDKFSIQPALVDENGPVGVLSAPGYSYNYIGGDAQYVIIPEEVMTNDCLLAYNGDAFYLGSLAEPMSCIVGGYHANYHTTPGSYVHKMEIVEGGSCAILAGVGPMGLGAIDYAIHADRKPSLVVVTDIDTARLERAASIFTVEEAKANGVELIYVNTAEEGKGPEYLKSLTPGGKGFDDVFVYAPVAPVVEQADAILGFDGCLNFFAGPTNPEFAAKFNFYNVHYAATHVVGTSGGNTDDMRESLAMMEAGKLNPSVMITHVGGLDAVIETTLNLPKIPGGKKLVYTGISMPLTALEELKDKDDDLSKGLAEIVERHNGLWSPEAEKYLLANAPAI; this is encoded by the coding sequence ATGAAAACAAAAGCAGTAAGATTGTACGGCGAAAGTGATTTACGTCTGGAAGAGTTTGAACTTCCGGCGATCAAGGAGACGGAAATCCTTGCGAAAATCGTGTCCGACTCCATCTGTATGTCGTCCTACAAAGCGGCGACGCAGGGAACCAAACACAAACGTATTCCGAACAACGTTGCGGACGAACCGATTATTATCGGTCATGAGTTCTGTGGCGAAATCGTGGAAGTCGGTGCCAAATGGGCTGACAAATTCAAAGCTGGCGACAAGTTTTCCATTCAGCCTGCGCTGGTTGACGAAAACGGCCCGGTCGGCGTTCTGTCCGCTCCTGGATATTCCTACAACTACATCGGCGGTGACGCTCAGTACGTCATCATTCCGGAAGAAGTGATGACCAACGACTGTCTGCTGGCTTACAACGGCGATGCGTTCTACCTCGGCTCACTGGCGGAGCCGATGAGCTGCATTGTTGGCGGATACCATGCCAATTACCACACCACACCCGGTTCCTACGTTCATAAAATGGAAATCGTCGAAGGCGGTTCCTGTGCGATTCTGGCCGGTGTCGGTCCGATGGGGCTCGGTGCCATTGACTACGCGATCCACGCCGACCGCAAACCGTCGCTGGTTGTGGTGACCGATATCGACACCGCCCGCCTCGAGCGCGCCGCTTCCATCTTCACCGTTGAAGAAGCCAAAGCCAACGGTGTGGAGCTGATCTATGTGAACACCGCCGAAGAGGGCAAAGGTCCTGAATACCTGAAGTCCCTGACTCCGGGCGGCAAAGGTTTCGACGATGTGTTCGTCTACGCTCCGGTGGCTCCGGTTGTGGAGCAGGCCGACGCGATCCTCGGGTTCGACGGCTGCCTGAATTTCTTTGCGGGCCCGACCAATCCGGAGTTTGCCGCGAAGTTCAACTTCTACAACGTTCACTACGCAGCCACCCACGTGGTCGGAACCAGCGGTGGAAACACCGACGACATGCGCGAGTCGCTCGCCATGATGGAAGCCGGCAAGCTGAATCCGTCTGTGATGATCACGCATGTTGGTGGACTCGATGCTGTTATCGAAACCACGCTTAACCTTCCCAAAATTCCCGGCGGAAAAAAGCTGGTTTATACCGGCATTTCCATGCCGCTGACTGCGCTGGAGGAGCTGAAGGACAAAGATGATGACCTGAGCAAAGGTCTCGCAGAGATCGTTGAAAGACACAACGGGCTCTGGAGTCCCGAAGCGGAAAAATACCTGCTCGCAAACGCTCCGGCCATCTAA
- a CDS encoding secondary thiamine-phosphate synthase enzyme YjbQ — MVYRETITVATAGHRDMHNITDAVADVVAESGVSIGTVHVFNIGSTAVIGTVEYEPGLERDVPEFLDKLIPPGRSYGHEQAWHDGNGHSHLQATLMGPGLTVPVEEGRLLLGTWQQIFHLECDIKPRSREIVITVQGE, encoded by the coding sequence ATGGTTTACCGGGAAACAATTACCGTGGCGACAGCCGGACACCGTGATATGCACAATATTACGGATGCGGTTGCTGACGTGGTGGCTGAATCCGGTGTTTCAATCGGAACGGTGCATGTGTTCAATATCGGCAGTACGGCAGTGATTGGTACGGTCGAGTATGAACCGGGGCTGGAGCGCGATGTGCCGGAGTTTCTCGATAAGCTGATTCCGCCGGGCCGGAGTTATGGTCACGAACAGGCGTGGCACGACGGAAACGGTCATTCGCACCTGCAGGCAACTTTAATGGGGCCGGGTTTGACCGTTCCGGTGGAAGAGGGCCGGCTTCTTCTCGGAACCTGGCAGCAGATTTTTCATTTAGAGTGTGATATTAAACCCCGCTCCCGGGAGATCGTGATTACGGTTCAGGGAGAATAA
- a CDS encoding inorganic pyrophosphatase, translating to MSFPKTFYRWRPHPWHGLDIGSKFPDVVNAYIEMTPFDSVKYEVDKATGYLRVDRPQLTSSMPPTLYGFVPRTYCGARVHALSPTSSKGDGDPLDICVITERPINRGEVILRARIIGGVQMVDGGEADDKIVAVLHEDRFWSHVNDIEQIPEALLDRLHHYFETYKLTPGGAAHVKVVEMYGLERAQEVLKAAAEDYDEMFGG from the coding sequence ATGAGTTTCCCGAAAACTTTTTATCGTTGGCGCCCTCATCCGTGGCACGGACTGGACATCGGCAGCAAATTCCCTGATGTAGTCAATGCCTACATTGAAATGACGCCGTTTGATTCGGTGAAGTATGAAGTGGATAAAGCCACCGGTTATTTGCGGGTGGACCGTCCTCAGCTCACCTCATCGATGCCGCCTACGCTCTACGGATTTGTTCCGCGTACTTACTGCGGAGCCCGAGTGCACGCACTGTCTCCGACATCCAGTAAAGGGGACGGGGATCCGCTTGATATCTGTGTGATTACCGAGCGCCCGATTAACCGTGGCGAGGTGATTCTGCGCGCGCGCATCATCGGCGGTGTTCAGATGGTGGACGGCGGTGAGGCGGACGATAAAATCGTCGCGGTACTGCACGAGGACCGTTTCTGGTCGCATGTAAACGATATTGAGCAGATTCCTGAAGCATTGCTGGACCGCCTGCACCACTATTTTGAGACCTACAAACTGACGCCCGGCGGAGCAGCGCATGTGAAGGTCGTGGAAATGTACGGTCTGGAACGCGCTCAGGAAGTTCTCAAGGCTGCTGCTGAAGACTACGACGAAATGTTCGGCGGTTAA
- a CDS encoding ParB/RepB/Spo0J family partition protein, which produces MAKRQALGRGIGALVKEVPKAAPPPEAPAPDSEGITKLAISKVKANPDQPRRTFDDTALKELTASIQEHGVLQPLLVRPKGKQYQVIAGERRLRAATAAELSDVPVIILDIDDQQALEIALIENLQRDDLNIIETATGYKELADKFDLTQDQIAKRVGKARASVANMLRLLELPSSVKKLLENGQLSAGHGKVLLSVDIDVEKELLATRIVRENLSVRALEKIVEKMKAPPKKPRAQKSDLPIDYIRHLSEKLHQHFGTAVKVNSTKTLANGKKMKGSIEIDYYSNDDLTRFLEIVGITSEDL; this is translated from the coding sequence ATGGCAAAACGACAGGCTTTAGGCAGAGGAATCGGCGCATTGGTTAAGGAAGTTCCGAAAGCGGCACCGCCGCCGGAAGCTCCTGCTCCCGACAGCGAAGGCATCACAAAGCTCGCAATCAGCAAGGTAAAAGCCAATCCGGATCAGCCCCGCCGGACCTTTGACGACACCGCTCTCAAAGAACTGACCGCCTCCATTCAGGAACACGGCGTCCTGCAGCCCCTGCTCGTTCGCCCCAAAGGAAAACAATATCAGGTCATCGCCGGAGAACGCCGCCTTCGCGCCGCCACAGCCGCCGAGCTGAGTGATGTCCCCGTCATTATCCTCGACATCGATGACCAGCAGGCGCTGGAAATCGCCCTGATTGAAAACCTGCAGCGCGACGACCTCAACATCATCGAAACCGCCACAGGCTATAAGGAGCTGGCCGATAAATTTGACCTCACACAGGATCAAATCGCCAAGCGTGTCGGAAAAGCCCGTGCGTCCGTCGCCAATATGCTTCGACTGCTGGAGCTTCCCTCTTCCGTCAAAAAACTGCTCGAAAACGGACAGCTTTCCGCCGGACACGGCAAAGTGCTTCTCAGCGTGGATATCGACGTCGAAAAAGAACTGCTGGCCACGCGAATTGTCCGCGAAAACCTGTCCGTACGCGCACTCGAAAAAATCGTCGAAAAAATGAAGGCGCCGCCGAAAAAGCCGCGCGCCCAGAAAAGCGACCTGCCGATCGACTACATCCGCCACCTGTCCGAAAAACTGCACCAGCACTTCGGAACCGCCGTCAAAGTCAACTCGACCAAAACACTGGCCAACGGCAAAAAGATGAAGGGATCCATCGAAATCGACTACTACAGCAATGATGACCTGACCCGTTTCCTGGAAATCGTGGGTATCACCTCTGAAGATCTATAA
- a CDS encoding mechanosensitive ion channel domain-containing protein yields MNALLIKKLIFSIIVVVAVHALFYVLKLSARKTRQKFGIRKSRYFAIRRLMTMGSLLLTAVLLLFVWEISLHNVWISLTGVLAVTAIAFFAIWSLVGNILAGIIIYFTSPFKIEDDIEVMPDEICGTVLAINTFYTVLLDENGGYINIPNALFFQKYIRVKRNHAKHARLNTPTNNKD; encoded by the coding sequence ATGAACGCACTTTTGATCAAAAAACTGATATTTTCAATCATTGTTGTCGTGGCGGTACACGCACTGTTCTATGTGCTCAAACTCTCGGCACGAAAAACCCGGCAGAAGTTCGGGATCCGCAAATCCCGTTACTTTGCAATTCGCCGGCTCATGACCATGGGATCGCTCCTGCTGACGGCAGTGCTTCTGCTCTTCGTGTGGGAGATCAGCCTTCATAATGTCTGGATTTCTCTAACCGGCGTCCTCGCGGTAACCGCGATCGCCTTCTTTGCCATCTGGAGCCTGGTCGGCAATATTCTTGCGGGGATTATCATCTATTTCACCTCCCCGTTTAAAATCGAAGATGACATCGAGGTGATGCCGGATGAAATCTGCGGAACCGTACTGGCCATTAACACGTTTTATACGGTCCTTCTGGATGAGAATGGCGGCTACATCAACATTCCAAACGCCCTGTTCTTCCAGAAATACATCCGGGTAAAAAGAAATCACGCAAAACACGCCCGGCTAAACACGCCGACAAACAACAAGGACTAA
- a CDS encoding mechanosensitive ion channel family protein encodes MLMTYAKFWNLSEGMMEQIVFSLLALIFLLLLRLIASKLINSRVQDDRRRYHIRRIATYIHTTLIFLIIGSIWFQGIASLGTFLGLASAGLAVALHDTIANIAGFFFIEARKPFRVGDRIELDHVKGDVIDIRLFEFSLVEVGNWVDADQSTGRIVHVPNSMVMRSPLSNYNIGFEYIWNEIPVMVTFESNWKKAKALLSEIGRKHAEALSVGAQEQIRRAARKYLIIAGTLTPTVYTTVKDSGVMLTVRYIVNPRQRRGTEQQMWEEILDAFAAEPDIDLAYNTTRFYTLPSEDEASKNQPIPDSI; translated from the coding sequence ATGCTGATGACATATGCAAAATTCTGGAACCTGTCGGAAGGCATGATGGAGCAGATTGTTTTTTCGCTGCTCGCATTAATATTTTTGCTGCTGCTGCGTCTGATTGCATCCAAACTGATCAACAGCAGGGTTCAGGACGACCGCCGGCGCTATCACATCCGCAGGATCGCCACCTATATACATACAACCCTGATCTTTCTGATTATCGGCTCAATCTGGTTCCAGGGGATTGCATCGCTGGGCACATTCCTTGGGCTGGCCAGTGCCGGTCTGGCTGTGGCTCTGCACGACACGATTGCCAATATTGCCGGATTCTTTTTTATCGAAGCACGCAAACCCTTCCGGGTCGGCGACCGGATTGAACTGGATCATGTCAAAGGAGATGTGATTGATATCCGCCTGTTTGAGTTCAGCCTCGTCGAGGTAGGCAACTGGGTGGACGCCGACCAAAGCACGGGTCGCATTGTCCATGTGCCCAACAGCATGGTGATGCGCTCGCCGCTGTCCAATTACAACATCGGCTTCGAATATATCTGGAATGAAATTCCGGTCATGGTCACCTTCGAAAGCAACTGGAAAAAGGCCAAGGCGCTGCTTTCGGAGATTGGCCGTAAGCATGCAGAAGCACTTTCGGTGGGCGCACAGGAACAGATCCGCCGCGCGGCACGGAAATATCTGATTATCGCCGGGACGCTGACCCCGACGGTGTACACAACCGTCAAGGACAGCGGGGTCATGCTCACGGTGCGCTATATCGTCAACCCACGCCAGCGGCGTGGAACCGAACAGCAGATGTGGGAAGAGATTCTCGACGCCTTTGCCGCCGAGCCGGACATTGACCTCGCCTACAACACCACCCGCTTCTACACGTTGCCCTCCGAAGATGAAGCGAGCAAAAACCAACCCATACCCGATTCGATATGA
- the ligA gene encoding NAD-dependent DNA ligase LigA: MSEVLNPTEAQKEIEKLRADIERHNRLYYVEAAPEISDREFDLMLRRLTDLEKQFPELTDPNSPTQRVGGQPIKGFRNAPHAIPMMSLDNLFTREEVEAYAAKHGGPFILEPKIDGISISVRYEHGRFAQALTRGDGERGDDVSSNLKTIRSLPLRLNTDHPPAVFEVRGEVYMTRTGFAELNEQRQEAGLTTFANPRNACAGSMKLLDPREVAKRPLDIVFYATGALDGIDFATHSELLATLKQFGFRTAPFAPTCETGSELWKQIDRLDQMREEFEYEIDGAVIKINDRSRYADLGGTAKFPHWATAYKYPPEQAETTLREITIQIGRTGVLTPVAELEPVQLAGTVVKRATLHNEDEIRRKDIRVGDRVIVEKAGEIIPAIVRVCKRKRTGIEQPFNMHAACEELGINPVKKEGEVAWRIDDLHHPAMLKRWLTHYASRNGMDIDGLGESIVELLVDADLVKSPADLYHLKTPQLLCLEGFKEKKAANLITGIEASKSRPFDRILFALGIRHVGAGSARVLAQNFPNIGKLMDADVQTLEGIRDIGPIVGKSIVDFFQTPENRELVERLQAAGVNFEQTAKGGSDELAGLTFVLTGTMESMSRDEAGEEIRKRGGSVTSSVSKNTDYVVAGAKAGSKRTKAEALGVKVLDETAFLAIIGSAPKKTQSKPGQQELF, encoded by the coding sequence ATGAGCGAAGTATTAAACCCCACTGAAGCGCAGAAAGAAATAGAAAAACTGCGCGCTGACATCGAACGCCACAACCGCCTCTACTACGTCGAAGCCGCCCCGGAAATCTCCGACCGCGAATTCGACCTGATGCTGCGACGGCTTACAGACCTTGAAAAACAGTTTCCTGAACTGACCGACCCCAACTCCCCGACCCAGCGCGTCGGCGGCCAGCCGATCAAAGGGTTCAGGAACGCCCCGCATGCCATTCCGATGATGTCGCTCGACAACCTCTTCACCCGCGAAGAAGTTGAGGCCTACGCCGCCAAACACGGTGGACCATTCATTCTGGAGCCGAAAATCGACGGAATCTCCATCTCTGTGCGCTACGAACACGGACGCTTTGCGCAGGCGCTCACGCGCGGCGACGGTGAACGCGGAGATGATGTTTCTTCGAACCTGAAAACCATTCGCAGCCTCCCGCTGCGACTCAACACCGACCATCCGCCCGCCGTTTTTGAAGTCCGCGGCGAAGTTTATATGACCCGCACCGGATTCGCCGAACTCAACGAGCAACGACAGGAAGCAGGTCTCACCACCTTCGCCAATCCACGCAATGCCTGCGCCGGATCCATGAAACTGCTCGATCCGCGCGAAGTCGCCAAACGCCCGCTCGACATCGTCTTCTACGCCACCGGAGCACTCGACGGCATCGACTTCGCCACGCACAGCGAACTGCTCGCTACACTCAAGCAGTTCGGCTTCAGAACCGCCCCCTTCGCCCCAACCTGCGAAACCGGTTCCGAACTTTGGAAACAGATCGACCGGCTCGATCAGATGCGCGAAGAGTTTGAATATGAAATTGACGGAGCCGTCATCAAAATCAACGACCGCTCGCGCTACGCCGACCTCGGCGGAACCGCCAAATTCCCGCACTGGGCCACCGCCTATAAATACCCGCCCGAACAGGCCGAAACCACACTCAGGGAAATCACCATCCAGATCGGCCGAACCGGTGTTTTGACTCCGGTCGCCGAACTCGAACCCGTCCAGCTCGCCGGAACCGTCGTCAAACGTGCAACGCTCCACAACGAAGATGAAATCCGCCGCAAGGATATCCGCGTCGGCGACCGCGTCATCGTCGAAAAGGCCGGAGAAATCATTCCGGCTATTGTCCGGGTCTGCAAACGAAAACGTACCGGCATTGAACAGCCGTTCAACATGCACGCCGCCTGCGAAGAACTCGGCATCAACCCGGTCAAAAAAGAAGGCGAAGTGGCATGGCGGATTGATGACCTGCACCACCCCGCCATGCTCAAGCGCTGGCTCACCCACTACGCCTCGCGCAACGGCATGGACATCGACGGCCTCGGCGAATCCATCGTCGAACTGCTCGTCGATGCCGATCTCGTAAAAAGCCCCGCCGACCTTTACCACCTCAAAACACCGCAGCTCCTCTGCCTCGAAGGATTCAAGGAGAAAAAAGCCGCCAACCTCATCACCGGAATCGAAGCCAGCAAAAGCCGCCCGTTCGACCGTATTCTCTTCGCGCTCGGCATCCGACACGTCGGCGCCGGTTCAGCCCGCGTGCTGGCGCAGAATTTTCCGAACATTGGAAAACTGATGGACGCAGACGTTCAGACCCTGGAAGGAATCCGCGACATCGGCCCAATCGTTGGAAAAAGCATCGTCGACTTCTTCCAGACCCCGGAAAACCGCGAACTCGTCGAGCGGCTCCAGGCCGCCGGCGTTAATTTTGAGCAAACCGCCAAAGGCGGCAGCGACGAACTGGCCGGGTTAACATTTGTTCTGACCGGCACCATGGAAAGTATGAGTCGCGATGAAGCGGGCGAAGAAATCCGCAAACGCGGAGGCTCGGTCACATCCAGTGTATCAAAAAACACCGACTACGTCGTCGCCGGAGCCAAAGCCGGCTCCAAACGGACCAAAGCCGAAGCTCTTGGAGTGAAAGTCCTCGACGAAACCGCTTTTCTTGCCATCATTGGGTCTGCGCCTAAAAAGACGCAAAGCAAACCGGGACAGCAGGAGCTGTTTTAA
- the dapF gene encoding diaminopimelate epimerase, whose product MKIKFWKMHGARNDFVLCDNRDGGFPVDDRGFIARIAERHSGIGAEGVILIEKSDRSDFYMHFFNPDGGEAEMCGNGARCAARLAFELGVSDRQMTIETAAGQIRAQVLKRGVRIWMTAPVGWNLNGSLDLDGRMLTYGFVNSGVPHAVMRTGDVQDVDVVGIGSAVRRHRDFAPEGANVNFMQIMPEGDILVRTYERGVEAETMACGTGVTACALVAAKNGWAELPVLVHTRSGDMLVVDGELTEDGARDVTLTGPSEHVFEGTIHYGEE is encoded by the coding sequence ATGAAAATTAAATTCTGGAAGATGCACGGTGCGCGGAACGATTTTGTTCTGTGCGACAATCGCGACGGCGGGTTCCCGGTTGATGACCGGGGGTTCATTGCCCGAATTGCGGAACGCCATTCGGGGATCGGTGCGGAGGGGGTGATTCTGATCGAGAAATCAGACCGCTCCGATTTTTATATGCATTTTTTCAATCCCGATGGAGGAGAGGCGGAAATGTGCGGAAACGGTGCGCGCTGTGCCGCGCGGCTGGCGTTTGAGCTGGGGGTTTCCGACCGGCAAATGACCATCGAGACCGCGGCCGGCCAGATTCGGGCACAGGTGTTGAAGCGCGGCGTGAGGATCTGGATGACTGCTCCTGTCGGCTGGAACCTGAATGGATCGCTGGATCTTGACGGGCGCATGTTGACCTATGGTTTTGTAAACAGCGGTGTGCCGCATGCGGTGATGCGCACCGGGGATGTCCAGGATGTGGATGTGGTGGGCATCGGTTCTGCAGTGCGGCGTCATCGCGATTTTGCCCCGGAGGGAGCCAATGTGAATTTCATGCAGATTATGCCCGAAGGGGATATTCTGGTGCGTACCTATGAGCGGGGCGTGGAGGCGGAAACCATGGCTTGCGGAACGGGCGTGACGGCCTGCGCTCTGGTGGCGGCGAAAAACGGATGGGCGGAGCTGCCGGTTCTGGTACATACCCGTAGCGGCGATATGCTGGTGGTCGATGGCGAGCTGACCGAGGATGGCGCGCGCGATGTGACGCTGACCGGCCCGTCCGAACATGTATTTGAGGGAACCATTCATTACGGAGAAGAATAA
- a CDS encoding peroxiredoxin, with protein sequence MAIEVGKKAPAFTLAGSDGKKHSLKEYAGKTVVLYFYPRDNTPGCTKEACGFRDLQPEFNDLDAVVLGVSKDSLDSHDRFIEQFDLPFVLLSDPETKVMQKYGAYGEKMHYGKLITGTTRTTTIIGPDGKVSKHWKKVPKAEAHPQKVLEFLKEQA encoded by the coding sequence ATGGCAATTGAAGTTGGGAAAAAGGCTCCGGCCTTTACGCTGGCGGGAAGCGACGGTAAAAAACATTCGCTGAAGGAGTACGCCGGAAAAACCGTGGTGCTCTATTTTTATCCGCGCGACAATACGCCGGGCTGCACCAAAGAGGCCTGTGGTTTCCGTGATCTGCAGCCGGAGTTCAATGATCTGGATGCGGTTGTGCTGGGCGTCAGTAAAGACTCGCTGGATTCGCACGACAGGTTTATTGAACAATTCGATCTTCCGTTTGTGCTGCTCTCCGATCCCGAAACGAAGGTGATGCAGAAATACGGCGCCTATGGCGAAAAAATGCATTATGGGAAACTGATCACGGGGACGACTCGCACCACGACGATCATCGGTCCGGATGGAAAAGTTTCCAAACATTGGAAAAAAGTGCCGAAAGCGGAAGCGCATCCTCAGAAAGTGCTGGAATTCTTAAAGGAGCAGGCATAA
- the folK gene encoding 2-amino-4-hydroxy-6-hydroxymethyldihydropteridine diphosphokinase → METGFSLGSNVGGRLRQLSQAKTLLLMDPFVKFVDQSSVYETEPVDVKDEYRSMKFLNAVLVVDSPYTAEEWLPKIKRVEEVLKRERTDDRNAPRTIDVDILFSGEEIVDSDLLQVPHPRWSERRFVVEPLAEICPDLTLPGSNDSVSDILARMPANDDVRLFSERW, encoded by the coding sequence ATGGAGACCGGTTTTTCGTTGGGCTCAAATGTTGGAGGTCGGCTGCGGCAGCTCAGTCAGGCCAAGACACTGCTCTTGATGGATCCGTTTGTGAAATTTGTCGATCAGTCATCGGTGTATGAAACGGAACCGGTCGATGTGAAGGACGAGTACCGGTCGATGAAATTCCTGAATGCGGTGCTAGTGGTGGACAGTCCTTATACTGCGGAAGAGTGGCTGCCGAAAATTAAGCGGGTGGAAGAGGTCCTTAAGCGGGAGCGGACGGACGACCGCAATGCGCCGCGCACCATTGATGTGGATATTCTCTTTTCCGGCGAAGAAATTGTCGACAGCGATCTGCTGCAGGTTCCGCATCCGCGCTGGTCTGAGCGGCGATTTGTGGTTGAGCCGCTCGCTGAGATTTGTCCCGACCTGACGTTGCCCGGCTCTAATGATTCTGTTTCGGATATTCTTGCCCGAATGCCTGCCAATGATGATGTCCGGCTCTTTTCTGAACGGTGGTAA
- a CDS encoding S8 family serine peptidase, with amino-acid sequence MTQKQRNTLKSIAMCSVFLWMLPSSFADQKSRFAEFPSERAAFAEQLASEARTRRAEAEAWAKSNHVPVRVDDGRQLREIVAIRNGKPLYIKTLNADAAISTAANLVRQTVPYSLDGSGIKIGIWDGGSVLTTHQEFGSRITNKNSADSHYHATHVGGTIAALGVVSSAKGMAPAISVDSYDWTSDYSEMTSAAATAPGESATRIYLSNHSYGYYTGWEYEWNETSSAYEWVFYGFDEFGQYNTYARDLDKLISDAQYYLPFWSAGNDRNDDGDGPEPGDGEYKNGYDNISFSGIAKNVMTVGAVYDAVSGGSRSTGNAGMTVFSSWGPADDGRIKPDIVANGYGLYSCDNDNNSDYAYMSGTSMSSPNACGSAALLVEYYKELFAGGAMFASTLKGLIIHTADDLGNAGPDYKFGWGLMNTKAAADLLKDVAENGTQRIVEDLLTSGDMSDTYTIASTGIEPLKVTLCWTDQAGLSTTASDDRTPDLVNDLDLKVIDPNGGTNYPYKLSYANPTGIATTDSENSVDNVEQVYIENPVAGQYTVLIDCDEALYDNHPSPNSGGDQTYSLLISGIPSDSDGDGISDQWENLYFSSSTGAVATADTDGDGADNLTEYISGCNPTNPDSVFEVTSFSPPVTNSEGVIITWNPVEGRVYNVDLNNSLLLGSFTNISGDLPYPANSYTDRVERTDEQIFYRIGVRLDQ; translated from the coding sequence ATGACACAAAAGCAGCGAAACACGTTAAAAAGCATCGCCATGTGCTCGGTCTTTCTTTGGATGCTCCCCTCCTCTTTCGCCGATCAAAAATCCCGATTCGCCGAATTCCCCTCAGAACGCGCTGCGTTTGCTGAACAATTGGCCAGCGAGGCTCGTACCAGACGCGCAGAGGCTGAAGCGTGGGCAAAAAGCAATCATGTTCCGGTGCGTGTCGACGACGGCCGACAGTTAAGGGAGATCGTCGCCATCCGGAACGGAAAACCTCTTTATATTAAGACTCTCAACGCAGATGCCGCCATCTCCACCGCTGCCAATCTGGTGCGGCAAACCGTGCCCTACAGCCTGGATGGCTCAGGCATCAAGATCGGAATCTGGGACGGCGGTTCCGTACTGACAACCCATCAGGAATTCGGAAGCCGGATTACCAATAAGAACAGTGCAGACTCACACTACCATGCAACCCATGTCGGCGGAACCATTGCCGCCTTAGGTGTTGTTTCCAGCGCCAAAGGAATGGCCCCAGCCATTTCGGTCGACTCCTATGACTGGACTTCGGACTACTCGGAAATGACTTCTGCCGCAGCCACCGCCCCGGGAGAATCAGCAACCAGAATCTACCTTTCAAACCATTCTTATGGATACTATACAGGCTGGGAATATGAATGGAATGAGACCTCATCTGCCTACGAATGGGTTTTCTATGGATTTGATGAGTTCGGCCAATACAATACCTATGCCCGCGACCTCGACAAACTGATCTCCGATGCTCAGTACTACCTGCCCTTCTGGTCAGCAGGAAACGACCGAAATGACGACGGAGATGGCCCCGAACCAGGAGATGGCGAATACAAAAACGGCTATGACAACATATCTTTCAGTGGCATTGCAAAAAATGTGATGACCGTTGGAGCAGTTTATGACGCAGTATCAGGGGGCTCGCGTTCAACAGGCAATGCTGGAATGACAGTATTCAGCAGCTGGGGGCCAGCGGATGACGGACGCATAAAACCTGACATTGTCGCCAACGGATATGGCCTGTACTCATGCGATAATGACAACAATTCGGACTACGCCTACATGTCGGGAACCAGCATGTCCTCTCCAAATGCCTGTGGGTCCGCCGCACTGCTGGTTGAATATTACAAGGAACTGTTTGCCGGCGGAGCAATGTTTGCCAGCACACTCAAAGGTTTGATTATTCACACGGCTGATGACCTTGGAAACGCCGGCCCCGACTACAAATTCGGCTGGGGCCTGATGAATACCAAAGCAGCTGCTGACCTGCTGAAAGATGTTGCCGAAAACGGCACACAGCGAATCGTTGAGGACCTGCTTACATCAGGGGATATGAGCGACACCTACACGATCGCCTCAACCGGCATAGAACCGCTGAAAGTGACTCTGTGCTGGACCGATCAGGCAGGACTGTCAACTACCGCCAGCGACGATCGCACCCCTGATCTCGTCAACGACCTGGACCTGAAGGTGATCGACCCCAACGGAGGAACCAACTACCCTTACAAACTCAGTTATGCCAACCCGACCGGGATCGCCACAACCGATTCAGAAAACAGCGTGGATAATGTGGAACAGGTCTACATTGAAAATCCTGTAGCCGGACAATACACCGTTCTCATCGATTGTGATGAAGCGCTTTACGACAACCATCCCAGTCCCAATTCAGGAGGCGACCAAACCTATTCACTGCTGATCAGCGGCATTCCATCCGACTCGGACGGCGACGGCATTTCCGACCAGTGGGAAAACCTGTATTTCTCCTCTTCAACGGGAGCGGTGGCAACAGCAGATACAGACGGCGACGGAGCCGACAACCTGACGGAATACATTTCAGGATGCAACCCAACCAACCCGGATTCAGTCTTTGAGGTCACAAGCTTCTCCCCACCGGTCACGAACAGCGAAGGCGTTATCATTACATGGAATCCGGTTGAAGGACGCGTCTATAACGTAGACTTGAACAACAGTCTATTATTGGGTTCATTCACCAATATTTCCGGAGACCTGCCCTATCCGGCCAACAGCTATACCGACCGCGTCGAGCGCACCGACGAACAGATTTTCTACCGCATCGGCGTGCGGCTGGATCAATAA